CCTGGCGTTGCTGGAGGAAGTGCACCGCCGTGCCGTCGCCTGAGGCGCTGGCCTGGGCGCGCCGCGTCGCCGGCGCCGGCGGGAACTTCGCCATCCAGCCGCTGCCGCCCGCCGGGTCCACGCGCATTCTCTCGCGCCTCTCGCACGCCGCGGGGAGCTTCGTGCTCGTCGAGAACCCGCTGCCCGCCGGCGACGCGGTGAACGAGAACGACGGCTTCGCCTACCTCGCGGCGCACCTTGGCGCACGGGGCGTGCCCGTCCCCGCGCTGTTCGCGTATGAGCGCGCGCGCGGCTGGCTGCTCGTCGAGGATCTCGGCGACCTCGACCTCTTCGCCGAGGTCCGGCGCAGGGCGCGCGACGGCAACGCCCAGGACCGCGCCGCGCTCGCCGCCCTCTACTGCGAGGCGCTCGACGTGCTCGTGCGACTGCAGGTCGACGGCGCAGCCGGCTTCGAGCCGTGCCGCACGCACAACCCGCCATACGACGCGGCGCTGATGCGCGAGGCCGAGTCGGGGTACTTCGTGCGGGAACTGGTGGTGAACCACCTCGGCCTGGCCGTGCCGCCCGGGCTCGACGAGGAACTGGCGCGATTGGCCGCGCGCGCGGCAGGCGCCGGCGCGGCCTTCCTGCTCCACCGCGACTACCAGTCCCAGAACCTGAAGATCCACGACGGACGGGTCCGCGTCATCGATTTCCAGGGGGCGCGTCCCGGCCCGCCGCAGTACGACGTCGCGGCGCTCCTGCTCGACCCGTACGTCGACCTGCCGCCGGGGCTGCGCGCCCAGCTGCTCGAGCACTACCTCGCCGCCTTCGGAGCGCGCGCCGACGTCGGCCGCGATGCCTTCCTCGCGTTCTTCCCGGCGATCGCCGCTCACCGACTCATGCAGGCGCTGGGCGCCTACGCCTTCCTCGAGCTGCGCCGGGCGAAGCCTGCGTTCCTCACGCACGTGCCGGTTGCGCTGCGCCTGCTCGAGGAGACCCTCGCGCCGCTCGCGGGCGAGGCCCCCCGGCTCGCGGCGCTCGTCGCCGCGGCGCGCCGCCATGCGAAGACCCCCGCGGGCGCGGGCTGGAGACAGGCGTGAGCGCGCGCCCCGCCGCCCCGCGCGCCATGGTCCTCGCGGCCGGGTTCGGCACCCGCCTTCGCCCGCTGACGAACACGACGCCCAAGCCGTTGCTTCCTGTCGCCAACCGCCCGCTGCTCGAGTACACCTTCGCGCTGCTCGCCGGCGCCGGCGTGCGCGAGGCCATCGTCAACGCCCACCACCTCGCCGACGAACTCGAGCGCGGCCTGCGCGCCCTCGACCCGTCGGGGCTCGCGCTCCACGTTTCACGCGAGCGGGCCATCCTCGGCACGGCCGGCGGGCTCAAGCGCGCCGAGAGCTTCCTCGCCGGCGGGACGTTCCTGCTGCTCAACGGGGACTTCCTCGTTGATGTCGACCTGCGCCGGGTGCTAGACTTTCACGTGGAAATGCAGGCAACGGCCACCATGGTGCTCGTCCCCGACGCCGACGCCGGGGTGCTTGGCGTCGATCCCGACGGTGTGATCCGCCGCTTCATAGCCCCGCGCCCCGCCGACGAGCCGGCCGATCGGCTCTCCTGCGGCTTCACCGGGATCCACGTGCTCGAGCCGGAGGTCTTCCGGCTGATCCCGCCGAACCGCCCATGGGAGATCAACCGCCAGGCGTACCCCGACCTGCTCAAGCGGGGCGGGCGCGTCTGCGGCTTCGTCCACCGCG
The genomic region above belongs to bacterium and contains:
- a CDS encoding phosphotransferase, with translation WRCWRKCTAVPSPEALAWARRVAGAGGNFAIQPLPPAGSTRILSRLSHAAGSFVLVENPLPAGDAVNENDGFAYLAAHLGARGVPVPALFAYERARGWLLVEDLGDLDLFAEVRRRARDGNAQDRAALAALYCEALDVLVRLQVDGAAGFEPCRTHNPPYDAALMREAESGYFVRELVVNHLGLAVPPGLDEELARLAARAAGAGAAFLLHRDYQSQNLKIHDGRVRVIDFQGARPGPPQYDVAALLLDPYVDLPPGLRAQLLEHYLAAFGARADVGRDAFLAFFPAIAAHRLMQALGAYAFLELRRAKPAFLTHVPVALRLLEETLAPLAGEAPRLAALVAAARRHAKTPAGAGWRQA
- a CDS encoding NDP-sugar synthase is translated as MSARPAAPRAMVLAAGFGTRLRPLTNTTPKPLLPVANRPLLEYTFALLAGAGVREAIVNAHHLADELERGLRALDPSGLALHVSRERAILGTAGGLKRAESFLAGGTFLLLNGDFLVDVDLRRVLDFHVEMQATATMVLVPDADAGVLGVDPDGVIRRFIAPRPADEPADRLSCGFTGIHVLEPEVFRLIPPNRPWEINRQAYPDLLKRGGRVCGFVHRGYWREAGSPAGYLAANREVLAGRAGALAPRPCSGSPALAGAVCSP